Sequence from the Chlamydiales bacterium STE3 genome:
AGCCAACAGGGGATCTGCTACTTTTAAAAATGTAATGCTGGGGATGTCAATTTGTTGCCAATTTCTGTCTACAAGAACATAGCAAGCACCGGCACGTGCAGCTTGCGCTAAAAATTGGTGTCCATTGGAGTGGCTGCCTGGTAAGGCTGTAAACAATGCATTGGGAGAAGTAATCCTCCTTGAATCAGTGACAATTTGATCTACAATAGCAGGCTGAGTAGGATTTCCGCCTGCTTGGATAAAGCCAGGCCACACTCTCAAATCAAATGGGTCCATGCCTAACCTAAATTAAATAAGGAGCTATCTTATTTCATACGCATAAATCGAACAATAAAAACAAGGCTAAAGCAAGCAAAAGGTGTTAGGATAGCCGTGAGAGGAGAAAGTACTTGTCTTTCCCCGAGCACTGAGGCTGCATTGATGATTAAGTAAATTGCCACAAGACCAAATATAGAGCCGGAGTAAATAAAAAAAAGGGGAAGCTGTCTCGTAAAGGTCATGCAAAACGTTGCAACCCCTAAAACGACAAGCAAGGGAAGCCAGGGCATTATCAACTTGCGGTAAAAAGCCGTTAGAATCAGAGCTTCTTTTTCACCAAGTTCTTTCTCGTTCAAGGGTAATTTGGCTGCTAGTTCGGAGATGGAAAGTTCATCGGGAGGAGTGATTGTTTCCATCAATCGCTTTTTGTTAAACCGCAATTCTTTTATAGCTGCATTTTCCATTGAATTGACGACAATAATTTCTCCATTAGGAGCGCGTTTTAAAACGTCAATAGATAAGCCTTCCGGAGGCTTGGAGTAGGGGTAGAGCAGGGCCATCTTCCAAATCTCATCAATGGAACGAATCCAGAAAGTTTCTTCAAATCTGCGCATAGTCGGATTCCAACTTTTAAAAAGCAGCAATGCACCATCCTCTAAAACAAGATGATGCACAATAGGCTTGGAATATTTTGAAGGTCTTTCTCTTGCATACTTCTCTTCAAG
This genomic interval carries:
- a CDS encoding putative permease, YjgP/YjgQ family (Product derived from UniProtKB/Trembl:D6YV87), with protein sequence MLLIWEKYFLKELIKSFCLFLGIFYGLYVLIDYSSHMSGVNYHHTRLRLTELAFHYSCEFLVRSEILIPFALLIATVKVLCQFNTHNELVALLAAGYSKKRLIVPFLGFALLLTSFMFLNMEFAFPKATRRLQQLEEKYARERPSKYSKPIVHHLVLEDGALLLFKSWNPTMRRFEETFWIRSIDEIWKMALLYPYSKPPEGLSIDVLKRAPNGEIIVVNSMENAAIKELRFNKKRLMETITPPDELSISELAAKLPLNEKELGEKEALILTAFYRKLIMPWLPLLVVLGVATFCMTFTRQLPLFFIYSGSIFGLVAIYLIINAASVLGERQVLSPLTAILTPFACFSLVFIVRFMRMK